A region from the Lysobacter sp. BMK333-48F3 genome encodes:
- a CDS encoding YqaA family protein: MVYLGLFVAAFVAATLLPAQSEGVLAGLVVAGHTPLWLVLTASVGNVLGSLLNWWLGREAMRFSDRRWFPVKPAALARAHAWYGRYGRWSLLLSWMPVIGDPLTLAAGMMREPLRVFLPLVAVAKIARYALVAAVAARYV, encoded by the coding sequence ATGGTTTACCTGGGCCTGTTCGTGGCGGCCTTCGTCGCCGCCACCTTGCTGCCGGCGCAATCGGAAGGAGTGTTGGCCGGCCTGGTCGTCGCCGGCCACACGCCGCTATGGCTGGTGCTGACGGCCAGCGTCGGCAACGTGCTCGGCTCGCTGCTCAACTGGTGGTTGGGCCGCGAGGCGATGCGTTTCAGCGATCGGCGCTGGTTTCCGGTCAAGCCGGCGGCGCTGGCCCGTGCCCACGCCTGGTACGGCCGCTACGGTCGCTGGAGCCTGTTGCTGAGCTGGATGCCGGTGATCGGCGACCCGCTGACCCTCGCCGCCGGGATGATGCGCGAACCGCTGCGCGTGTTCCTGCCGCTGGTCGCCGTGGCCAAGATCGCGCGGTATGCGCTGGTCGCCGCCGTGGCGGCGCGGTACGTCTAG
- a CDS encoding DUF4287 domain-containing protein: MSFQAYLDNIQTKTGKSPADFRALAAKKGYSDAKGLRPGVKAGQVLAWLKQDFELGQGHGMAIVALLKGMKKEGDR, from the coding sequence ATGTCCTTCCAGGCCTATCTCGACAACATCCAGACCAAGACCGGCAAGAGCCCGGCCGACTTCCGCGCCCTGGCGGCGAAGAAGGGCTATAGCGACGCCAAGGGCCTGCGGCCCGGGGTCAAGGCCGGCCAGGTGCTGGCCTGGCTGAAACAGGACTTCGAGCTCGGCCAGGGCCACGGCATGGCCATCGTCGCCTTGCTCAAGGGCATGAAGAAAGAAGGCGACCGCTGA